From the Purpureocillium takamizusanense chromosome 6, complete sequence genome, one window contains:
- a CDS encoding uncharacterized protein (EggNog:ENOG503P2IX), protein MSTASLPAAAVSERGPVLPPTATTSSSSAATQPAPSQMAIAPSLAQNGAQAQPHSLSHAQQPPPSSVRPTAQPLPQGSMHGPSLGQLSQPGLSSSSASSSTAPQPPHDPQKSTSPARIAAGFTSPKANDASLEASPAYRELSDVMKRTAPQVVRQVVRDSWDRCLLGSEYHLAFLANATFHQASPTTLTRALKDFGKDMVRAGKDSVIGHLTTEDLDEVSDAILAKASHGFLDKALARRLETIRARPLVNALARAERLGYDVRDIVEETNGGEHVLPSMHPAPQPPAPPMNVPSQQLPSRPGPVATTAYRPPASREPSAASIGSTRKSDSPLPAGPAGYLGIVHCSRCQRPCSGEKAFQHHSNKRACMNTWRVDEIGKEICPHCGCLFGSSGGLNYHMKMKVCGEYTDAVRDAVLAEMKSKKFPSPVGHGGSRPAATPVPAPAPQTSKAPHSTPAPPSGSQYQNSAPTPGQLAALAAEGRSPVTWVSPNRSAASTPTADDPYAKLTPQQRRDFEHDMRQAEEKYGGLMKEAMKLPEAEREKELAKLKNSYNTKQSTTRKKYGIRLRQRRSNAEVEAERTRLLGPAKDVAWPTATPVKRPYPDDETPLSTQQGHEPQSDGSTPRRKRVPVTEMGGGLAGAAATAEHTDPTAYLTASQPRFPAASQTQRPQHHEAGAKGTSDDPMEIDDDDSSGSSTDSDSDDDEDIPARPAGR, encoded by the exons ATGAGCACGGCTTCGTTGCCGGCTGCGGCCGTGTCTGAGAGAGGCCCGGTGCTgccaccgacggcgacaacgtcgtcttcttcggctgCCACCCAGCCGGCGCCCAGTCAGATGGCGATTGCCCCATCGCTCGCGCAGAACGGCGCCCAGGCGCAACCTCATTCCCTGAGTCACGCCCAGCAaccccctccttcttcggTCCGGCCCACTGCGCAACCGCTGCCGCAAGGCAGCATGCATGGGCCATCTCTCGGCCAGTTGAGCCAGCCCGGGttgtcctcatcgtcggcgtcgtcgtcgacggcgccgcagccgcctcaTGACCCACAGAAGTCCACATCCCCTGCACGCATAGCCGCAGGTTTCACGTCTCCAAAGGCAAATGATGCGTCTCTCGAGGCTTCACCGGCGTACAGGGAACTCTCCGATGTCATGAAGAGAACGGCACCGCAGGTTGTCCGGCAGGTCGTTAGAGACTCCTGGGACAGGTGTTTACTGGGCTCTGAGTATCACCTTGCATTTCTT GCAAACGCAACCTTTCATCAGGCGAGTCCTACCACGCTCACGCGGGCCCTCAAGGACTTTGGTAAGGACATGGTCCGGGCGGGCAAGGACTCTGTCATTGGACACTTGACGACGGAGGATCTCGACGAGGTGTCGGATGCAATCCTCGCAAAGGCCAGTCACGGCTTCCTGGACAAGGCCCTGGCCAGACGCCTTGAGACCATCCGTGCGCGGCCGCTAGTTAACGCCCTCGCGCGGGCTGAACGGCTGGGCTATGACGTTCGGGACATCGTCGAGGAGACCAACGGCGGGGAGCATGTCCTTCCATCGATGCATCCGGCGCCTCaaccgccagcgcccccTATGAATGTTCCCTCACAGCAGCTGCCCTCCCGGCCTGGTCCGGTCGCCACCACGGCATATCGACCGCCTGCATCCAGAGAGCCGAGTGCCGCCAGCATCGGGTCGACGCGCAAATCGGACTCTCCACTACCAGCTGGGCCCGCTGGGTATTTGGGGATCGTTCACTGCTCACGATGCCAGCGCCCTTGCAGTGGGGAGAAGGCGTTTCAACAT CATTCGAACAAGAGAGCGTGCATGAACACCTGGAGGGTAGACGAGATAGGAAAGGAGATTTGCCCTCACTGTGGGTGCCTCTTTGGTAGCAGCGGAGGACTCAACTATCACATGAAGATGAAGGTTTGCGGAGAATACACCGATGCTGTCAGGGACGCGGTGCTGGCTGAGATGAAGTCAAAGAAGTTTCCGTCTCCTGTTGGACATGGGGGCAGCCGCCCCGCGGCGACTCCGGTGCCAGCACCGGCCCCCCAGACCTCAAAGGCACCTCAttccacgccggcgccgccgtcgggatCGCAGTATCAAAACTCAGCACCCACGCCCGGACAGCTGGCCGCGTTGGCCGCAGAAGGGCGCAGCCCGGTTACTTGGGTTTCTCCGAACCGAAGTGCCGCGAGCACGCCCACCGCAGACGATCCATATGCGAAACTCACCCCGCAGCAACGGCGAGACTTTGAACACGACATGAGGCAGGCCGAGGAAAAGTACGGCGGCTTGATGAAGGAAGCCATGAAGTTGCCGGAGGCGGAACGTGAGAAGGAGCTCGCAAAGCTCAAGAACAGCTACAATACCAAGCAGAGCACGACGCGCAAGAAGTACGGCATACGCCTGCGTCAAAGACGTTCCAATGCCGAGGTGGAGGCAGAGCGAACACGGTTGCTTGGTCCCGCAAAGGACGTTGCTTGGCCGACTGCCACCCCCGTCAAGCGACCGTATCCCGATGACGAGACACCACTGTCGACTCAGCAAGGCCACGAGCCCCAGAGTGACGGGAGCACGCCTCGTCGCAAGAGAGTGCCCGTGACTGAGATGGGAGGCGGTCTCGCTGGCgcggcagccacagcagAACACACGGACCCGACGGCGTACCTCACGGCGTCTCAACCGCGATTCCCGGCCGCGTCTCAGACACAGAGGCCGCAACACCATGAAGCCGGGGCGAAAGGCACGTCTGATGATCCCATGGAgattgacgatgacgatAGCAGTGGGAGCAGCAcggactcggactcggacgacgacgaggacatccCTGCTCGTCCTGCAGGCCGCTGA